The genomic stretch CATTTCAAATAAAATCTAAGATACACACATCACATTAGCAATACCACATATAATTCTCAAAATAAAACAAGATTCAATTCATTTTTCCCGTTTTTTATATATGTTTGTAAAAAACAGACTCTATTAATGAAAAAAAGCTATATCCTCGTCCTTTTTTTGGCGGCTATTACTTTTACTCATGCTCAGGAAAATGAAAATCGTATTGATGAAGTGGAAATTCATGCAAGGTCAAAAGTTATCAAAGAAAGAGAAGAATTTAAAAAACATGCACAATCCACGGAAATTATTTCCGAATATGAAATCAACCGTAATAATCCGGCATTTATAGAACAAAGCCTCAATACGATGGCAGGTGTTCAGGTAGAAAAAAGAACCCAGCTAGGTGGTCAGAGAATTGTGGTACGAGGTTATGGAAATGATCAGAAATTCAATAACTGGGGGATTAAAATGTACCTCAACAACATTCCACTTACCGGCGCAGACGGAGTTACAGTTCTGGATGATGTCAACTTTGGATTAATCAACCGTATAGAAGTCATAAAAGGACCTGCAGCAACATTATATGGAGGAGGTTCCGGAGGAGCAGTAAGGCTCTACATACAGCCGGAAAATAAAAAAGGAAATTCTGTTTCAGAACAGTTCATGACCGGCTCTTTCGGGTTATTCCAAAGTTCCACTTCTGCAACCAGTGTGGGTGATCATTATTCTATTACGGCAAACTATGGGCATATAGGAAGTGATGGATACCGCCCTCATGGAAAGAGTATAAAAAACTTTTATAATATCAATGGTGAATTTAAGCTTAATTCCAATCAGAAAATAACATTACTGGCATCTCATGGCAATTCACTGGAGCATGTTTCAGGTCAGATTTCCTATAATGACTATTATAATGGCATTGATAATGGAAACTTTGCCTATATCAGACGTGGTGCGAAAACAAAGTTCGTTACGTCAAGGATAGGAATTGGTCATAGCTGGAAGATCACCCCCAACTTCAAAAATAATACAACCATTTTCTATACGGGTACAACGGGCGAAAGAATTGCAGCCGGAGCCAATGAAACATCCTCTTTTTCTAATTATGGATTAAGATCTGTATTTGAGTTTAATAAAGATTGGGAGCATTTTAAAAGCCAGACAGAATTGGGTGTTGAGATTCAGCAATCTCAATCTACCATTACCAATTATCGTTATAAAAGTGTAAAAATTACAGAAGAGCCTGTTTTGAGACCTTTATATGATGGATCTTACTTCAATACTTCCAACAATCAAAACAACTATTTTGCCGTTGAAAAAATCACTTATAAACCCTGGAATTTAATGTTCCTTGCAGGAATCAGCATCAACCAGCTTAGTTATAAAAGAAAGGATCTTCTGGCTATTCCCGGCTTATTTGTAGTCAATGGAAAAGATCTTTACAATAAAGATTTATCGTTTGATAAGAAATTCAAAGCAGTGGCAAGCCCCCATTTTGCCTTGCAGAAAACCTGGAACAACCAGATCCTCAATATCAGTTACAGTGAAGGATATAACGCTCCTACCTCAGTTACAGCCTTTATTACAGGTCTCAATGTAACCAATGATCATCTTGTTGCAGAAAAAGCCAAAATGTGGGACTTCAGTGTGCAGGGATTGATAGATGATACTTCTATAGATTATCAGTTTTCATTATTCAGCATCAATATTAAAGACAAGCTTACTCAGTTAGGCGGAAGAATGCCTAATGCTGAACAAACCCCTTATACATACTGGGCCAATACCGGAGAGCAAAATAATAAAGGGCTGGAAATGAGCGTAGGCTATTCGTACAAACCGAAAAATATATTTATTTCAAGAATTCAGCCGTTTATAAACTATACTTATAATGACTTTAAATATTCTACCTATTTTAAAGAAAACGGAGATAAAGCCAACGTAGTGGGAGTACCAAAAACCAAAGTATCAGTAGGATTGGATTTTGATACTAAAATCGGTTTTTATTGGCAAAATACCTATAATTATATGGGAAGTGTGTACACTGATTTTACGAATAACAATAAAGTGAAAAGCTTTGGGCTATTAAACTCCAAGATTGGTTATAGGCACAGTTTCAATCAATGGGATCTGGATGTATTTTTAGCTGGAAATAATCTTACCAGCCAGATCAACTACACTTTCCTGTTCTACGGAAACAGCATTAATGATTCTGACAAGGATAACCAATATAATAATACAGCCATTTATACCGATGTCAATCCGGGATCGAGTAAGGCTTATTTTTTTACTGGATTTAATTTGAAGTATAATTTTTAAAAACTCATTGCTCTGTTCAGAATGATAAGTTTATTTTAAAAATTTCAGTCCTATTTCTATTTTGGCTAAGGCCATAGGAATTATTTTTATATGAAGAGCGGGCTAAGGCCCGCTTCTATTCAATATTTTAAAGCCATCTTAATTCGTAAAACTCTCAGGAATCCATTCAAATCCCGGAGCCTTTATCTTTGTAAAGCCTAATCCAGGCCATGGCAAATGAGAAGCAAATGCCCTTGTTTTTGTATCCGCCAACTGTTTAAGAAATTTCTTTCTCGAAGCTGTAGCAATATCCAGATCGGTATCTCCTGAAAATCCCCAGTCAGGATGAGGAAAAAGAATAATATCCGAGTGAATCAGGTCAGCGGCATACATCAGTTTTTCATTCCCTGATGATATCGTAGTAATGGTTAAACCAGGAGTATGCCCTGGAGCCAATTGAAAACTGAAATGATTATATAAGGTCTTGTTCAGATCATAAAATTTCAACTTGGGCTGAATAGCTTTCAGTACCTTCTGAAGGGCAGGAATAATCTGGTTAAGCATTTCAGGATGTACTTTCAAAGCACTGTTATTAAAATCTTTAATGGAAGCATTCATCCAAAAATCATGCTCAATTTTCGAAATAAAAATAGCAGCATTGGGAAAAACAAGTTCATTCTGCTTATCTACCACTCCACCAATATGATCAGGATGAGCATGAGAGAGGAAAATATCCGTAATATCTTTTGCAGAAAATCCGGCTTTCTCAAGACTTTTTAATAAAAAACCGGTTCTTTTATCAGCAAATATCCCCATACCGGTATCCATCAGGATTAGTTTCTCTTTTGTTTTAACAAGCAGGATATTGACTGCCATATCAATATAGTGATCAGCCCGGAAATTGTCTGTAAGGATTTTTTTCAGTTCAGCAACATTTCCTCTTGGTGCAAATGAATTCAGGTTTTCTTCATGAATATATCCGTCTGTAAGAATAAACAGCTCTAATTCTCCCAATGTAATCTTTTTAAAACCGGAAAGATCATCTGTTTTTTGTGAGAGGATCTTCGTTCCTGCAAATACATCAGAAAAAGGAATAAAGCTTAACGCCCCTGCCAATAAACCGCTTTTTAATAGTTCTCTTCTATTCATAGTTTAAGTAGTATTTTATATTCTTCGTCATTAAAACAACATTCTTTAGAAAAGAAATGTTTTATTAACAGATATCATGAATATTTTAATAAAAGTAAAACTGAGCTTCTGCAATTCAGAAACCCAGTTTTATTATCGTTTTTAGTTGTTAACCAATTTCATTGACCCCTCATTATATCTTTCTCCTACATTCGGATATTTTTTCAGGATAGCATCAATGGTCTCCAAATCTGATTGAGACAGCTCAATATTGGCAGCTGCAACATTTTCTTCTAAATATTTGATACGCTTGGTTCCCGGAATCGGGATGATATCCTCTCCCTGATTCAATACCCATGCTAAGGCCAATTGAGTACCTTTTACTCCTTTAGAAGCAGCCAATTCATTGATTTCATTAGCTAGTTTGGTGTTATTTTCCAGGTATTCCTGCTGATAACGGGGTAATGATTTTCTAAAATCATCATCTCCCAGGTTCTGCACCTCATTAATATTAGCAAAAAGACCTCTTGCCAATGGCGAATAAGGTACCAACGAAATCCCTAATTCTCTGATGGTTGGAAGGATCTTGTCCTCAACATCTTTGGTAAGGATAGAATACTCTGACTGTAATGCCGCTATCGGATGAATCTTATTGGCTTTCCTGATAGATTCCGCAGAGGCCTCAGACAATCCAAGATATTTTACTTTACCCGCTTTAACCAGCTCTGCCATAGCACCCACAGTTTCTTCAACCGGAATGTTCGGATCTACTCTATGAGCGTAATACAGATCTATGGTATCAATTTTTAACCTTTGAAGACTTAAATCTACAGCTTGTCTGATCCATTCCGGGGAACCATCAAAATAAGTTCCCGGAGCACCACTATGGCTGGCTTTTCCATCTTTAAATCTGAATCCGAATTTAGTAGCAATAAAAATTTTGTCTCTGTTGGGTACTAAAACTTTAGAAATCAACCTTTCATTTTCTCCATTAGCATACATATCTGCCGTATCCCAGAAGTTGACTCCTAAATCTAATGCTCTGTGCAAAGTACTGATGCTTTCCTGCTCATCTGACGGACCATAAGCAAAACTCATTCCCATACAGCCCAATCCAATTGCAGAAAGTTGTTCACCGGTGTTTCCTAATTTTTTAAATTTCATGATGGTATTGATTTTAATTTTCTATAGGACAAAATTAGAACATGAAACAGCCACCTGCGATATAGAATTCAAACTAAGAATTATAAAATTCAAACAAGGTTTAATCTTAGAGCATTGGGGGTTATTCCAGTCTGTTTTTTAAAATAGTTGGTAAAATAAGCAGGTTCTTCAAAGCCTAATCCATAAGCAATTTCAGAAACATTCCAATCCGTATGAGTCAATAAAGCATTCGCTTCCTGTATTATCCTTGCTGTGATTTGCTGGCTGGTAGTTTTTCCTGTAATCTCTTTTACGGAACGGTTTAAAGAATTAACATGAATGGAAAGACTCTGTGCATAATCATTGGGAGTCTTTAATTTCAAATAAGCTTCAGGACTGTCAATCGGAAACTGTCTTTCCAATAGCTCCATAAATAAAGAGGCTACTCTTTGGGAAGCATTCTGATAAGGTTCAAACGTTTCTGCGGGATGCATTCTCATGGTTTCATGAATCATCAGATGAAGATAGGCTCTCAACATATCATATTTATGAATATAATCTGACTGAATTTCCATCATCATTTTGGTATACAGATCAGAAAGTATTTTTTGTTGCTGTTCTTCCACAAAGAAAACAGGAGTTCCTCCAATTTTGAACAAAGGTGAATCCTGAAGATTCCCCAAACGGCTTCCATTTTGTAAAAATGATTCTGTAAAGAGGCAAAACCAGCCTTTCTGATCTTCATCATCAGCTTCCCATGAATAAGGAACAATAGGATTGGAAAATAATAATGCCGGCCGATCCACTTTTATCCACTTATCAGCATAATGCAGCTTACCTTTTCCTATAATCAGTGAAATCTTATAATAATCCCTACGACTATAGGGTGTTAAAGGTGAACAGTATTCCCGTGAAAACACGTTGAAGTGTCCCAGTTTATTAGGTCCAAGACATTGAGGTCCCAATTGGGGAGCATTTCGTTCGTAAAAACCTTCTAATGATTCTTTAGAGTCCATAGATCAAAGTTATAAAATTCAAACAAATTAATAAACATAATTATTTTATCTAAACGGAAATGGGTTTAACAGGCAGTAAGATGAAGATGGAAGTTGTGTAGTTCCCTGATATCTATATTTTATATGAAAGATTTGCCATAAAACTTTAATTCCCACATTGGCTGAATAAATGGAGGATAGAGTTTTTTAAGTTTTGCCTAAAACTGAATCAGGATTACTTATTTATTTGGATTAAGACCTATTTCTTTTGATATTGATATAAGTATAATAATAGTTGTTTAATGATCTATTACTTATCTCATTACTTATAATAAAAATAGCCGGCACGAATGCCAGCTAAATCAATAGTGAATATATATAATAGTTGATAATGGTTAATCCCAATCACCATGATGGCCATGGTTGTGCTTATTTTGTTTTTTGTAATATTTCGCTCTTTCTTTATAGTATTTTTCCCTGTCTTTACGGTATTTTTTATAATCATTTTTTCTTTCGTATACAATAACAGGGTTTTGTCCTCTATAATATCTCTTTTTAAAAATAAGATATTTTTCTCTTCCTAGAATTCTTTCCAGCTCTGAATATCGATCTCCTCTCCATCTTCCGGGTTCTACTACATATACTCTATTCCATGAATTATAATCCCGGTATCTATCGTTCAGTGCATACACCTGGTTAGCCTGTACAGTGGAAAGCAGCAGATCAGATACTACAGTCTGCCAGTTAATATCTGAAATACTTCTTCTATAATCATTGTAATAATCTGATTGGGCATAGCCCAGACTGAACGTCCCAACCAAAAATACTGTTAGCAAAAACTTTTTCATTTCATTCCTCTTTTAAATTAAACATTATGACATAGTCAATTAAAGTGCCAATTATTAACTCTAATTCCCAATATTTGTTAATAAAAAATATAAACAACTGATTATCTTTTAAATAATTTGCATTTTTTAATAATTCATTTGGTTTTTAATTGGTACGGAATCGCATTATTATAGTTTGTTTAAACAATTAAACAGGATATGTTTATATATATTTAAGGTTATGGACTTAATGATTCTCGCCTAAGTCTTACAGTTATGTCTATTTTCAAAGTACAGATAAGGTTGGGATTGTTTTGGCTAAAGCCCATTTCTATTAATGTTAATAACTTCTTGAAAGATAATTGTTTAATTATAAGACTTTTATCTTTTATCTTTTAATCATCTAATATTTTTATAAAATTCGTTAAGATTCTCAAAAACTATTATTTCATGTTAAATAATTTTGTAATTTTAAGGAAGAGAATGCTTTCGGGAGGTTCTCAGAATTATTTTTTATCAACCAAATCTCAATAATTATGGAAAATATAAAATTTAAAGTATCTCCATATCAGGATGAACTGCAGTTGTTTATTGATGAGAAAAAAGCAGGTTATATGTCCATAGAGGTTGACGGAAGGCTTCTTATTGTATATTACACCAAGCTGGATGAGGAACGTGAGGGTAAAGGTTATGCCAAATTACTACTTGATGAACTGGTTCGCTATGCGGAAGAAAAAGATTTGCTTGTAGATCCGGAATGTGATTTTGTACGTCAACAGTTTGAAAACCACCCAAGAAGATATAAAGATATCTGGCATGCTTAATCAGCCCTCCCACCAGACTGTAAACTGCTGCTCTTTAAGGTTAAGATCTACTACCTCTCCGATCATTGGAGTAAGGATGCTTAAATTGTTTTCTTTACCTAAACTTGTTATTTTCTGTAATGGTTCATTCCAGGGATGAAGTGCCAATGCAAATTTAGCAGCATGTACCGGAATAATATGCCTGGTATTAATATCTATGGCCGCCTGAATCACATCTTCGGGTAAAGTATGGATGTATCTCCATGCTTCACCATATTGTCCGTTTTCAAGAACAGCATAATCGAAAGGTCCATATTTTTCTCCGATCATTTTAAAATGAGAGTCATAACCGCTATCACCGCCAAGGAATATTTTTTTAGTAGGAGTTTCCAGCACATAGGACGTCCAAAGGGTATCATTTTGCTTTAGTCTTCTCCCTGAAAAATGTCGTGCTGGGGTGAAAATCAGTTTTAAGCTATTTTTTAACTCAACTTCTGTTCCCCATTCTTCTTCAATGAGCTGTTGCTCCGTATACCCCCATCTTTCAAGATGTGCCCCCACTCCTAACGGAACAATAGCCATTCCGGTACGCTCTTTCATAGATTTCACTGTAGGGTAATCCAGATGGTCAAAATGATCGTGGGTAATCACAAGATAATCCAGATCGGGAATATCCTCAGGTTTAAAAATGTCAGCCCCTTTGAAAGCTTTATTAAAGTATTTAAAAGGCGAGCCATATAAGCTTAGTACAGGATCAATTAAAAATGAAACACCGTCTGTCTGTACATAATAAGATGAATGCCCCAACCAGATGAAAACATCTGTATTTTTATCCAGACTTTTCAAATCTGTATGAAGGGAGGGAATTTCTTTTAAAGGCTTTAGTAAAGGATGCTTTTTTCCTACAAAGAAATCATAGGTTACTTTACTCATTTTGTAGCCTTCAGCGAGAGATGGGGTGTGGCTTATATTCTGGAATTGCTTATTCCGGTATAGTTTTGACTGTCTTATACGATCTAAGCGTTTTCCCTTGGGTACTGCACCAAATGCCGGCCTGTTAATCACTATAAAATAGGTTGCTGCCAATAGCATCACAACCACAAGAATCCAATACATCATTTACAAAAAATAAACATCAAAGGTACCTACTTTTGTCTTTACATTAAAATAAGATGTATTTGAGTCTATTTTTTTAACTAAATTTATCATGTGTTTCAGAAAATTTATTATTCATTTAAGTGATGATTAATTTTAAACTTTCTATTTTAGCCGCTTAAAAACTCAAAGATCTATTGAAAAATTACTCGGTAATATTTATTCTGGCCATGCTTTCCTCATGTGCATCTATTAAGAAGCACAACGAACAGCGGGCATCATGTATCCCTCCGGAGCAGCTTAAGGAAGATGTAGATTTTGCCTACTCAAAACTCCAGCAGATGCATCCACAACTGTATTGGTATATTCCCAAGCAGGAATTGGATTATAAGTTTGACAGCCTTAAACAAACCCTTAACGAGCCCCTTACTCCGCTTCAGTTTTATTTCAAACTTCAACCTGTAGTTGCAGGAATCCGTGAAGGCCATCTTTCATTGAGAATTCCAAGAAAAAAATTTACAAAAAGAGAAATCAAAAAATTAGAACAGAAAAAAGGTCTGTTCAGCAGATTTGGGTATTATATTTCTGGAGATCAAATGTATATTACGGAAAACAGAGATTCTATTGAAAAGATTCAGCCAGGAACTGAAATCCTGTCTATAGACCATGTTCCGGTTTCAGACTATATCAAAAAATACAGAAATCTTATCAGTAGTGACGGGTATAATACTACTTTTCAACCTTATTTTTTAAAGGATCTGTTCTTCAATTATTATACTTCAGAAAACGGATTAACAGACAGGGCCGTCATTGAAACGCTTTATAAAGGTGAGAAACATACTTACACCTTAACTCGTGAACCCAAATTAGTTGCGGATATTGAAAAGGATAAGGAGATGAACAAACGTACTCCTGAGAAAAAACTTAATGATTATGTTGCTGCTGACAACTCCTATAACCGAAGTTTTAGATTCCTTGATAAAGACAGCACTATTGCTTATATCAAAGTAAAAAGTTTTTCCCGTGAATATTCGAATGAGTTTTACAAAAAAACATTTGCAAAAATTAAAAATGCAAAGTCAGAGTACCTTATCATAGATGTCCGTAATAACTATGGCGGTTCTCTTTATGAGATCAATAATTTATATTCATATCTTACAGATAAGCCTTTTACCCTTATAAAACCTTCCCAGGTTACCTCAAGGGATATTCCGTTAAGGACCAATTATTTTAGGAAAAGTACTCCGTTTGATTATGCTATAAAAAGCATCTCTTATCCGAGCTATTTTTTTGCACAGGCTTTCAGTACTTATAAAAAAGATGGAAAGGTTTTCTACAAAATGAAGGCTGATAAACCAACAAAGCCTAATAAAGAGGCTTTTCATGGCAGAGTTTTCGTTCTGATCAATGGTGGAAGCTTCTCAGCCTCTTCTATTATTACAGCAAAGCTTAAAAATGACAAAAGAGCAACTCTTGTAGGAGAAGAAACAGGAGGAGCTAATGACGGAACAGTAGCCGGTTTTTATTCTTATCAGAAACTGCCGAATTCTGAAATCAGATTTCCAATCGGACTGCTTCTTGTACAACCGAATATTGATTTTTCAGATACCAAAAAAGGAGTAATTCCTGATATAGAAATTAAAGAAAACATGCAGGATATTATCGATAAAAAAGATCCACAGCTGGATTGGATAAAGAATGAAATTGAAAAGGAAAAAAGCAGGTAAGAGTTACTTTTAAGAACAAAGAAAATTTATAGGTTGAAAATATTTTCAATCACTTTATACATGATAGATAGGTTTCGGCGGGCTTTCAGCCCGCCGAAACTGTTTCACTTATCTCTTCGATTCTTTAGAAGAATATTAATACTTAGTTGTTTTTATTTGAAATCTAAAAAATCATCTTTTTCAAGATAGTAATTCAGAGCAGTGATAAGCTGAGAAAAAGTAATATCAGCATACTGCCGGAAAGCAAGATCCACCACGTCCTGAATATTTTCATCAGAACACATATAGTTAAGCTTATTATGGTATACAAAATCAGGTAAAATTTCGTTATCGGTCTCTCCGATATCCAAGGGATCTCCGATAAAGACTTTCATTCCAGGTTCAAATTCATCTTTTGATGAATAAACCGCATAATTGTATTCCGGATCATAAGATTCCTTTCTGTCTTGTCTATTCTTCACAAGTTCCAGAAATTCTTCTATATAATACATTTGATTTTTAATCTCACTCATCTGATATTCTTTTAACAGCTCTTTTTTTTAAAGATAGAAAATTTAGAGAAGACCAGCAGTTTCTAGTTTAGTTTATTTAAAGCTCTTTGCAATGATCCGATATCAAAGAAGTTAAGTTTTGCACCTACTATGATGATGGCCAAAAGAATAAGTGTCAAAAACAAAATGATAAAAATATAAACCGATACAAACCATATTACTGTATTCAGAATGTTTCCTCTGATTCCGAATTTATTCATAAAATACTTCTGGGACCTTTCAAACCATGTTTTCTTTTTCTCTGTTCTTGGTTTTACTTCCACTCCGTTCAGTTCATCTACCAGATATACCACATCATCAATATATCTTCCGTACATATAATAGATCCAATATTTTATGAGAAAGCATACTAACAATAAAGTAATAAGAAAGCTTACCCCAAAAATCGCAAGATTATATTCCATGTCAAAATGGAAATTGATCTTGATAAGCGACAAAAGAAAGGCAAGAGGGATATAGGAAATGTAATATGAAATATAGATTTCTTTTGATATTAAAAGCTGGGTTTTAAGATTAAACAGATCATAATTGGTATTAATACTGTTCTTTTGAAGAAGCTGATACAGTTTAAGGAAACGGGAATAAAAATAACTTATGAAAGCAATTGTAAGAATGCTGACAAATGTTGATATGGTTCTGATATTCGGATCAGTGGACGCAAATGGAAAACTGGTTAAAAGCAATGGCAAAGTAACAACCATCAGCCAAAATTCAGTTTTCATATTGATTTTCAGCATCTGGAGCGGAGAATGAATTTCACGTTGTTTTTCCAGGGAAATTTCAGGTGGTTCCTGCCCGGTATCTTTATTCCAAAGTTCTTTAAAGTTTTCTAACTCCATTCTTTTATCTTTTAAATTGAACCTGTTCTCTGTTTTGCAATGATCTCCTTTAATTTTGCTTTCGCTCTTTTGAGCTTTACCCTAGCATTGACTTCTGTAATGCCTAACTGACGGGCAATCTCCCTGCCTGGATAATCTTCCAGAAAGAAAAATATCAATGCTTTGTCAATAGGGCTCAACTGATGAATGGCTTCGTACATCAGCTTCATATTCTGGTCATCAGTATCATTATAAGCTTCCTGCTGGGCACTTAGACCATCAATGTTCTGGTTTTGTATAAAGCTACGTTTTTTTTCACTTCGCAGAAAAACAATGGCTGTATTAAGGGCAGTTCTGTAAAGCCATGTTGAGAAATCACTCCGCCGTTGAAAATCTCCGTAAGATTTCCAAGCCTGATAAATGATCTCCTGATAGAGATCATTCTGATCGTCCTTATTATCCATGTACATTTTAGAGATCTTGAAAATAACACCTTTGTGCTTTTCAATTTTCTCTAAAAATTCTTGTTCCGATGAAGACATGATTTACACACTAATCCTTGAGATGACATTATACAAAACATCAACCCGTTATAACACAAAATATTCTAATTCCAGCCATTAAGTTAAAAAATCCTTAAAAAACAAAGAAGTTTATTAAGGATTTTTATTTTATGTTAAATACAACAAAGGATTAGTACTAGAAAATATAGTCTGTGCTTAAAAAATTGGAGTCATGTTCCCTTACAATGGTATTTAGTAATTCTTTATTGGAATCTGTAAGCTTTGCGGCTACCAGAGATCTGATAGAGAACGAACGTAAAGCATCAAAAACAGAAAGTGTACCTTCTGCGCTGTCTTTTCTTCCAGTGAACGGAAATACATCCGGTCCACGCTGTGCCTGGCAGTTGATGTTAACACGGCTTACCAGATTTACAAAAGGATCGATAAGCTTTGCGACTTCCTGTGGATCTTCACTGAAAATACTCACCTGCATTCCATGGGAAGCATTCACCTGATATTCGATCGGCTCTTCAATAGTTTCAAATGGAACCACCGGAATTACCGGTCCGAACTGTTCTTCATGATACAGTTTCATCTCGTTGTTTACAGGATAAACAACAGCCGGAAATACAAAGGATTCTTCTGTATAGCCTCCATCTTCATTTAAAACCGAAGCTCCTTTCTGTATGGCATCTTCAATACATTCTTTCAGATAAGGTGGTTTATTAACTTCCGGAAGCGGAGTTACTTTCACATCTTTTTCCCATGGTAAACCAGGTTTCAATGCAGAAACCGCTTGACTTAGCTTCAGGGTAAATTCTGCTGCAATTTCTTTCTGTACAAAGATTAATTTTAAGGCTGTACAGCGCTGTCCATTAAATGAAAGAGCACCCAGAATACATTCGCTTACAGCAACATCAAGATTGGCATTTTTGGTCACAATCGCTGCATTTTTAGCATCAAGACTTAAAATAGCTCTTAAACGGTTCACTTTGGGATGTAAT from Chryseobacterium indologenes encodes the following:
- a CDS encoding helix-turn-helix domain-containing protein, which encodes MDSKESLEGFYERNAPQLGPQCLGPNKLGHFNVFSREYCSPLTPYSRRDYYKISLIIGKGKLHYADKWIKVDRPALLFSNPIVPYSWEADDEDQKGWFCLFTESFLQNGSRLGNLQDSPLFKIGGTPVFFVEEQQQKILSDLYTKMMMEIQSDYIHKYDMLRAYLHLMIHETMRMHPAETFEPYQNASQRVASLFMELLERQFPIDSPEAYLKLKTPNDYAQSLSIHVNSLNRSVKEITGKTTSQQITARIIQEANALLTHTDWNVSEIAYGLGFEEPAYFTNYFKKQTGITPNALRLNLV
- a CDS encoding aldo/keto reductase, which gives rise to MKFKKLGNTGEQLSAIGLGCMGMSFAYGPSDEQESISTLHRALDLGVNFWDTADMYANGENERLISKVLVPNRDKIFIATKFGFRFKDGKASHSGAPGTYFDGSPEWIRQAVDLSLQRLKIDTIDLYYAHRVDPNIPVEETVGAMAELVKAGKVKYLGLSEASAESIRKANKIHPIAALQSEYSILTKDVEDKILPTIRELGISLVPYSPLARGLFANINEVQNLGDDDFRKSLPRYQQEYLENNTKLANEINELAASKGVKGTQLALAWVLNQGEDIIPIPGTKRIKYLEENVAAANIELSQSDLETIDAILKKYPNVGERYNEGSMKLVNN
- a CDS encoding MBL fold metallo-hydrolase — protein: MMYWILVVVMLLAATYFIVINRPAFGAVPKGKRLDRIRQSKLYRNKQFQNISHTPSLAEGYKMSKVTYDFFVGKKHPLLKPLKEIPSLHTDLKSLDKNTDVFIWLGHSSYYVQTDGVSFLIDPVLSLYGSPFKYFNKAFKGADIFKPEDIPDLDYLVITHDHFDHLDYPTVKSMKERTGMAIVPLGVGAHLERWGYTEQQLIEEEWGTEVELKNSLKLIFTPARHFSGRRLKQNDTLWTSYVLETPTKKIFLGGDSGYDSHFKMIGEKYGPFDYAVLENGQYGEAWRYIHTLPEDVIQAAIDINTRHIIPVHAAKFALALHPWNEPLQKITSLGKENNLSILTPMIGEVVDLNLKEQQFTVWWEG
- a CDS encoding GNAT family N-acetyltransferase, whose amino-acid sequence is MENIKFKVSPYQDELQLFIDEKKAGYMSIEVDGRLLIVYYTKLDEEREGKGYAKLLLDELVRYAEEKDLLVDPECDFVRQQFENHPRRYKDIWHA
- a CDS encoding TonB-dependent receptor, whose amino-acid sequence is MKKSYILVLFLAAITFTHAQENENRIDEVEIHARSKVIKEREEFKKHAQSTEIISEYEINRNNPAFIEQSLNTMAGVQVEKRTQLGGQRIVVRGYGNDQKFNNWGIKMYLNNIPLTGADGVTVLDDVNFGLINRIEVIKGPAATLYGGGSGGAVRLYIQPENKKGNSVSEQFMTGSFGLFQSSTSATSVGDHYSITANYGHIGSDGYRPHGKSIKNFYNINGEFKLNSNQKITLLASHGNSLEHVSGQISYNDYYNGIDNGNFAYIRRGAKTKFVTSRIGIGHSWKITPNFKNNTTIFYTGTTGERIAAGANETSSFSNYGLRSVFEFNKDWEHFKSQTELGVEIQQSQSTITNYRYKSVKITEEPVLRPLYDGSYFNTSNNQNNYFAVEKITYKPWNLMFLAGISINQLSYKRKDLLAIPGLFVVNGKDLYNKDLSFDKKFKAVASPHFALQKTWNNQILNISYSEGYNAPTSVTAFITGLNVTNDHLVAEKAKMWDFSVQGLIDDTSIDYQFSLFSINIKDKLTQLGGRMPNAEQTPYTYWANTGEQNNKGLEMSVGYSYKPKNIFISRIQPFINYTYNDFKYSTYFKENGDKANVVGVPKTKVSVGLDFDTKIGFYWQNTYNYMGSVYTDFTNNNKVKSFGLLNSKIGYRHSFNQWDLDVFLAGNNLTSQINYTFLFYGNSINDSDKDNQYNNTAIYTDVNPGSSKAYFFTGFNLKYNF
- a CDS encoding S41 family peptidase, producing the protein MKNYSVIFILAMLSSCASIKKHNEQRASCIPPEQLKEDVDFAYSKLQQMHPQLYWYIPKQELDYKFDSLKQTLNEPLTPLQFYFKLQPVVAGIREGHLSLRIPRKKFTKREIKKLEQKKGLFSRFGYYISGDQMYITENRDSIEKIQPGTEILSIDHVPVSDYIKKYRNLISSDGYNTTFQPYFLKDLFFNYYTSENGLTDRAVIETLYKGEKHTYTLTREPKLVADIEKDKEMNKRTPEKKLNDYVAADNSYNRSFRFLDKDSTIAYIKVKSFSREYSNEFYKKTFAKIKNAKSEYLIIDVRNNYGGSLYEINNLYSYLTDKPFTLIKPSQVTSRDIPLRTNYFRKSTPFDYAIKSISYPSYFFAQAFSTYKKDGKVFYKMKADKPTKPNKEAFHGRVFVLINGGSFSASSIITAKLKNDKRATLVGEETGGANDGTVAGFYSYQKLPNSEIRFPIGLLLVQPNIDFSDTKKGVIPDIEIKENMQDIIDKKDPQLDWIKNEIEKEKSR
- a CDS encoding MBL fold metallo-hydrolase; this encodes MNRRELLKSGLLAGALSFIPFSDVFAGTKILSQKTDDLSGFKKITLGELELFILTDGYIHEENLNSFAPRGNVAELKKILTDNFRADHYIDMAVNILLVKTKEKLILMDTGMGIFADKRTGFLLKSLEKAGFSAKDITDIFLSHAHPDHIGGVVDKQNELVFPNAAIFISKIEHDFWMNASIKDFNNSALKVHPEMLNQIIPALQKVLKAIQPKLKFYDLNKTLYNHFSFQLAPGHTPGLTITTISSGNEKLMYAADLIHSDIILFPHPDWGFSGDTDLDIATASRKKFLKQLADTKTRAFASHLPWPGLGFTKIKAPGFEWIPESFTN
- a CDS encoding DUF7716 domain-containing protein, coding for MSEIKNQMYYIEEFLELVKNRQDRKESYDPEYNYAVYSSKDEFEPGMKVFIGDPLDIGETDNEILPDFVYHNKLNYMCSDENIQDVVDLAFRQYADITFSQLITALNYYLEKDDFLDFK